In Thermococcus sp. MV5, the genomic window TTAGGTCATGAATTGAAATCAAACCCCTGGTTAAAGTGGCAAAGAAAAGGATTAATCTCCCCACGTTCTATTCGGCAGTTTGACGAAAGAAAAGGAATGGAATTGGCTAAAATATTCGAAGATAGAAAAATAGGAATCCTCCTCCATGAACTCTTAATGCTTGGAGAAATGCTATCAGAAGAAGAAACTTACAATGCGTTGAAAGAGGAATTTGGAGAAATAGACCGGGAAAAACTTGAGAAGGCCCTTGAGATATTGAAATCACTCGACATTGTCTCTTTTTAGTTCCTTTTCAATTTCATTTATTTTCTTCACAACGTTCTCCCTAAGCTTTGCCAAGAGTTCCGATGGAGAAACTGCGGAGTAAGCATAACCAAGCCAACCTCTCTCTATAAGCTCTCTTAAGAACTCCACGCCTATAGAGATTAAGCACATGCTCCCTAACACTTCTTTCACTTATTCCCAGCTCTTCTTTTATTTCTGTAACTCTCATAGAACTGTTTTTCTCAAGAAGGAGACGGTATATCCTAAGTTCATTCTTTTTAAAACCTAAGCTTCTTAGGAGCCCTTCCAGTTTCTCATAAATATCTCCCATCTTTATCTCACACCTATGAAAATTTATCTTCATAATATTTTAAGGTTTCGGCTCTAGTTCAATTACTCCAAGGTACGTGCCATCTGGAAGATAGGCCTCTCCCTCCAAAGATCTCTTTAAAAAGGGCACCATTTTTATTCCTTCTCTTACATCAAACCCCTCTATGTATGGATTTACTGTAGGAAGAATTAGGAAGTTACCAATTTTGAAAAAACATTTGGCCTTTTTAGTTCTATTCCCGATCTTTACACTAACTGCAGGATGAATATGACCTAGAATTACCCTCTCAAATTCAACTTTTGGAAGCGACTGGTGACCATGAAGAAAAAGCATGTTATCCAAAATAAAATAATCCACAACATTTATGTTCTCAAACTTTGCTGTTATTTCTTCTATCTTCCCATCGTGGTTTCCCTTTGTAATAACAATCCTAAACTCACTAAGCTCAGAAAAGAACTCCATTAACAGCTTTTTAGTGAAAGTTCCTAATCCAATAGGCTCTTTAACATCTCCAAGAACAATAAGCAAATCTGGTCTTTTTGACTTTACAAACTCTACAAGGGTCTTTTCAAACCAAGTTCTTACCCGCAAACCTCTAGAAAGCTCAAATGCTATGTGAGGATCACCTAAAACAAGAACTTTCCCAAAGGAGGTGTTAAGTTCAA contains:
- a CDS encoding metallophosphoesterase, with amino-acid sequence MEPFSLYENLSLELNTSFGKVLVLGDPHIAFELSRGLRVRTWFEKTLVEFVKSKRPDLLIVLGDVKEPIGLGTFTKKLLMEFFSELSEFRIVITKGNHDGKIEEITAKFENINVVDYFILDNMLFLHGHQSLPKVEFERVILGHIHPAVSVKIGNRTKKAKCFFKIGNFLILPTVNPYIEGFDVREGIKMVPFLKRSLEGEAYLPDGTYLGVIELEPKP